One window of Pieris napi chromosome 14, ilPieNapi1.2, whole genome shotgun sequence genomic DNA carries:
- the LOC125056060 gene encoding basic salivary proline-rich protein 2-like: MSVAFAPRGNRPPLSPAQIQKMLDENAHLIQTIQEYQAKGQLVECHQYQQVLHRNLVYLASVADANQNIQQILPPPHQLAQTGNVPQGGVNPPVSGGEGPGSPQQQYRPPSGVSTAPTRPTQSYGQRPYPQNQYQGQYQGAYPPQGGYGPPAQGYGPPNPGQQPQGYPPNSTYGPPITTAPNNYPPSTHPGPGYPPSSGQQPYAPPPGNPPAAGSPYPVRGPSQPNYTGNSAYPPPQSGPNYPNVGVSSYNATTSQPQPYQSQSFQNTTPTTGYGSTPVSQPNRSPQPPPSGYTSQNPPSSGYGSPSAQSPTFNSSSQHGNNPPSTAPAPSGVPPQSGPPPGQQYPPSGQPSPYPPASQPPYSNPSSQPGSPAPPVSTAPLPQSSYPQNPQNYPPAAAGYPPHAYQQGYPPSQYPPSPYPYARAPAPGAPPPAGAQPYPGYSFQPPNQQ, from the exons ATGTCTGTAGCTTTTGCACCGCGCGGTAATCGTCCGCCCTTAAGCCCGGCACAGATTCAGAAAATGTTAGATGAAAATGCTCATCTGATACAAACCATACAAGAGTATCAAGCAAAGGGTCAGCTGGTAGAATGCCACCAATATCAACAAGTATTACACAGGAATCTAGTTTACTTAGCGTCCGTGGCGGACGctaatcaaaatattcaaCAAATTTTACCG CCTCCTCATCAACTTGCTCAAACGGGGAATGTACCCCAAGGTGGAGTTAATCCTCCAGTCAGTGGTGGTGAAGGTCCTGGTTCCCCACAGCAGCAGTACCGGCCACCTTCTGGAGTATCTACAGCTCCAACAAGACCAACTCAATCATATGGGCAAAGACCTTACCCACAAAATCAGTATCAAGGACAATATCAAGGGGCTTATCCACCACAAGGTGGATATGGTCCACCTGCACAAGGATATGGTCCGCCTAATCCGGGACAACAACCTCAGGGATATCCTCCAAATTCTACATATGGACCACCAATAACTACAGCCCCAAATAACTATCCTCCATCAACACATCCAGGACCTGGTTACCCACCATCTTCTGGACAGCAACCTTATGCACCACCTCCAGGTAATCCTCCTGCAGCTGGTTCTCCCTACCCAGTGAGAGGACCTAGTCAACCAAATTATACTGGTAATTCAGCATATCCACCACCACAGTCTGGTCCCAACTATCCAAATGTTGGTGTAAGCTCATATAATGCTACTACATCTCAACCGCAACCATATCAATCTCAATCTTTTCAAAATACAACACCAACTACAGGGTATGGTTCAACTCCTGTCTCTCAGCCAAATAGATCACCCCAGCCACCCCCTAGTGGTTATACTTCACAAAATCCGCCTAGTTCTGGGTATGGCTCTCCTTCAGCCCAATCACCAACCTTTAATTCAAGTTCCCAACATGGCAACAATCCACCATCAACAGCCCCAGCCCCATCAGGTGTGCCACCACAATCTGGACCTCCTCCTGGTCAACAATACCCTCCATCTGGACAACCATCACCTTATCCTCCTGCAAGCCAACCTCCATATTCAAATCCTTCTTCTCAGCCAGGAAGTCCTGCTCCACCAGTTTCTACAGCTCCGCTCCCGCAATCCTCATATCCTCAAAATCCACAAAACTATCCTCCAGCAGCAGCAGGTTATCCTCCTCATGCTTATCAGCAAGGCTATCCTCCGAGCCAGTATCCACCCTCGCCTTATCCTTATGCCAGAGCTCCAGCTCCCGGAGCACCCCCACCTGCAGGAGCCCAACCATATCCAGGTTACAGTTTCCAACCCCCTAACCAACAGtaa
- the LOC125056121 gene encoding 39S ribosomal protein L3, mitochondrial, translating into MATSNLYLLCKAMNNLRVNHIVKRTGHYTTLRKPKYRPPYWFMPKERVVSEDMLTQENRDFLEEVKQDKQVLQNQIESPLANVEIPQATEWTPFTRRVGLIARKIGNYPLWTKDGKKFQTTLLQVVDNHVIKYIPPEEFNPMKSDKMKKEPWKEKRTLGCLLVGSETIDPSTVTKDYCGMFTNVGMLPKRHLCRFMVSPHAQLPTGTPLYATHFRVGDCVDIRAKTIDRGFQGVVKRWGFKGMPASHGVTKTHRRPGNIGAGGEKARVWPGTKMPGHMGNSWRIIRGVKVLRVNTEHNVLWMLGVAIPGETGAMCYLYDTVLPLKKLKTPPPFPTNMHVDGLPLEYYDESIHSFEQPTIKFEEA; encoded by the exons ATGGCTACTTCTAATTTATACTTGCTGTGTAAAGCTATGAATAATTTAAG GGTTAATCATATAGTGAAAAGGACTGGCCATTATACAACTTTAAGAAAACCGAAATATCGTCCCCCATACTGGTTCATGCCTAAAGAGAGAGTA GTGAGTGAAGACATGTTGACACAAGAAAACAGGGATTTTCTTGAAGAAGTAAAACAAGATAAACAAGTTTTGCAGAATCAAATAGAATCTCCTTTGGCAAATGTAGAAATACCACAGGCAACTGAATGGACACCATTTACAAGGCGAGTTGGATTAATTGCACGAAAAATAGGAAATTATCCTCTTTGGACTAAGGATGGTAAAAAGTTCCAAACAACTCTACTACAG gtGGTAGACAAtcatgttattaaatatatcccTCCTGAGGAGTTTAACCCAATGAAATcagataaaatgaaaaaagagCCCTGGAAAGAAAAACGAACTCTGGGTTGCCTATTGGTAGGATCTGAAACCATAGATCCCAGCACTGTCACTAAAGACTATTGTGGAATGTTCACTAATGTCGGAATGTTGCCTAAGAGACACCTTTGCCGTTTTATGGTATCACCACATGCTCAATTACCAACAGGGACACCATTGTATGCTACACATTTTAGAGTTGGTGACTGTGTAGATATTCGTGCCAAaac TATTGACCGAGGATTTCAAGGAGTTGTAAAAAGATGGGGATTCAAGGGAATGCCTGCATCTCATGGTGTAACTAAAACACATAGAAGACCAGGAAATATTGGTGCAGGTGGTGAAAAAGCTAGAGTTTGGCCTGGTACTAAAATGCCTGGACATATGGGAAACAG ttgGAGGATTATTAGAGGTGTAAAGGTCCTACGTGTAAATACAGAACACAATGTTTTATGGATGTTGGGAGTAGCAATACCAGGGGAAACAGGTGCAATGTGTTATTTGTATGACACGGTATTGCCGTTAAAGAAACTTAAAACACCACCGCCATTTCCAACAAATATGCATGTCGATGGTTTGCCATTGGAATATTATGATGAATCAATTCATTCTTTTGAACAACCTACTATTAAATTTGAGGAGGCATAA